In Salvelinus sp. IW2-2015 linkage group LG3, ASM291031v2, whole genome shotgun sequence, the DNA window GGAATGCTGTCGACAGATGACAGACCAGCACATCAACTTTCACATGAAACCCTCAGACCTTGCTGTTTACAATGCCCTACCCTTCCTAGCCGATTCACCTGATGGGATTTCCTGGACGACTGCCATGGGTATATGGTCCTCGAGATCAAGTGTCCCCAGAAATACAATGACTTGCCTCcaatggacatacagtaccagtcaaaattgtggacacacctactcagggttttctttatttttactattttctacattttagaatactagtgaagacatcaaaactatgaaataacacatatggaatcatgtagtaactaaaaaagtgttaaacaaatcaaaatatattttatatttaagattcttcaaagtagccactctttgccttgatgacagctttgcacactcttgtcattctctcaacaagcttcttgaggaatgcttttccatcagtcttaaaggagttcccacatatgctgagcacttgttggctgcttttcattcactctactgtctaacttatcccaaaccatctcaattgggttgagggctgatgaagcactccatcactctctttggtcaaatagcccttacacagcctggaggtgtgttttgggtcattgtcctgttggaaaaaacaaatgatagtcccactaagcgcaaaccagatgggatggcgtatcagaACCCAAGCCTTTTGTTGAACATCACCTGATTCCAGATTTGCAGAGAAGGAAATTGCAAATGGTATTGAATGAACAGGAGGATGGAGCAGCAGCAATCTGTTCCTGCAATAGACATCTGTTCGGCAAGATCACCTGCTGCACAAACTAGGACTGCATGGTGAAGTGATTCCATTACAGATGTGTAGGAATCAAAAGGAAGACAGGACAATGGTTGTGCAATGCGTGTAGGAAGTAAGCTAAACAAGAACATACATCTTCACTGTTGATTCTACACAAGGTGTTTTATTGGACTATAGACTGGGGTAAGTCTAGCTCCCCCAGTCATCATCAACTATGCACACAGTGTAATGTTAATTTGAAGCTTAATTAGTCATATTCAGGCATGGATTTATGTTTTTATAATGAAATAGAAAATACTAGATAGAAATACAGCACTACATTAGATCTGTGTTTTTAAATAGTCAAATATTTCTCTAAATCTAAGATGTTGTCTTATCATTTAATTCGAACAGATTGTACCATAATGTTCGATTACTATCATAAAATTCAGTTTTCAAAATATTGGAAAGGTGTTGGGAATAGGTTATATAGATTAGGGACAGGAAACCTTGGGTATTGGTTGTATAGATTATCTATAGACTTATCTATAGTCCGTTTTTCAGTGTGAAATTATTAATATGTTTTTATCTATAAAAAATAtctaggtctattataatatgCTTACTGGACAGAGGGTTATATTGCACACACTGTGATGACATATGCGATTTAAAGATTAGTGCAAGGATCATGATTATGAAAGTGCTGGTGTTTGGGAAAAAAATACGACGTCACTTTTGTACAGACATTGCTCAAGGAGACTACTACGTTATTTGGTGACCAATACCTTTAGACAAACAGTCAGGTGGAGATACATCCCCTTCCTTCCGCCTAGAGAAAGACCCACATCTGCGAATGCTGCGTAGGCTAAAGGATGTGAGCAGGAGTGGCACTTGGGTCCCTTTAAATAGAGCYGTCCTTAAACGTTGGACAATCAGATCAGCTGAAGTTTGCAAACAGTTTGCTGCAGAACTCAAAGCTACATCCAAAATCTCTGGGATACATTTTCTGTGTTTTGGGGGTAAAAGATGGAAATAACCAAGACATCTGGGACGAGGAACGCCGTTCTTGTGCTCTTACTGGCTGTTCTTCAGGGATTTCGACTAGTAGACGCTCTTCCAAACCCATCACCTCTCCTGGGATCCAACTGGGGGAATCCGAGAAGATACGTACACCTGCAGACGTCTTCAGACGTGAACAATTTCTACCTTGAGATCAGTTTAAATGGCCATGTGAGCAAAACTACACTTCGAAGCTCATACAGTAAGTTCTTATTACATTTTGGGCGTTTGGATTTGATTGAAATGTAGTTTTAAGTCATTGTCTTTAATCTGCTTCCATAGGCTAACACAATTAATTTTGTCAACAGGTGTGATTTTACTGAAGGCGGAAACAAGAGAGCGCGTGGCGATGCTTGGAGTCAAAAGTAACCGTTACCTGTGCATGGATTCCCTGGGAAACCCTTTCAGCTCTGTAAGTAAATTACCATTTTCATTGTCCATTGAACTGCAATACATGTTTTCTGTCATATGCCTACCAAAAATGCGCTTTTACGCACGGATTTCAGACCACTTTTATCCAAACACACAGCCAATATAATATCATATTTTTACATTGGTCTAAGTGTTCTTGTGTTTAGCACTCAAGTAACACTGAAAATTAAGTTAATTGATGTACGTTCCTAAGTGGTCTGTTTGCGTGAATTCCTCCATTTATCTGTTTGCAGACTGTTTGCCTCAAGGAAGACTGTCTTTTTAACCACAAGCTATTGGAAAACCACCGCAACGTGTACTACTCTTGTAGAACTGGTATTCTGCTCAACTTGGAAGGGATAAAGCAAGTGTACACAGTAGGTCAGAATCTACCGCAAACCTCCCTCTTCCTGTCGGAGAAGAACACCGTGCCGCTGGAGCGCCTCTTGCATCGGGAGAAGAGGAACCGGGTGGTTGACCCTTCTGACCCGTACAACATGCTGGGTCAAACGGAGGAGGACTCCCGGGCAATGCCGCAACTGGATGACACCTTGGAGATGGACCAGGAGGATGAACTCCCCGAGGGACGCAACATCTCCCGGGAGACCCCTCAGTCTCCCTCCGACGACCCGTGGAACGTGCATTCCCTAAACCCCCCTCCCAGCCCCCGTATCATGAATGGAATGGTGGGATAAGATGACAGGACACTCGCAGTTGTACACTTGGGTTTATCAATGTAAGCTATGTATGCGTTCACGTTGGGTCTTTTCCAGCAGTTCTGCAAACAACCCTCAACGTTTTAAACAGATGTTATACTTGTGAAATTCGGACCGTGACACCCTTATTAGGGCATATTGTTAATTTATATGTAGTCATAATATGAAATATGTAGCCAAAAAAGTACCACATTGGAACATTTTATTTCGGCCATTCTTCACTATAGCACAGTGAGTTGGTTTCCGTGATTTTTGATTTTAGGACGCAAATTCTGTATTTGATTGCGCTCTGTTTCCGGGGAACATACTTATGAGAATCATACTGAAAGCCGAAATAATTGTGCGtcttttttggagaaaaaaagagTTGAGCTGAAGTCactttattaaatgttatatAATGCAAGAAGACTGCAAGAAAATACCATTGATATGAAACTTAAACATATTCCATCTAAAATTAGCCCTACTATAATGTTGAATATGCCAGTAGGCATGCATGTTATAATGCATGTTCTTCAAGGGAGACGTTTAATTTTAAACGGAAATGAATGGTCCACTCTACAGGGTATCAGAACGAATAGAAACCACATGTTATAGATGCTGGCCACCAAAAGCAAACAACAAAGTCAATTCCATTAAagttttaataatttatttatttaaatccaTTTATTGTTATTTATAGTATACTATTTATATGGATGCTTAGCTGTTAGAGTTATTTTGAAAACCTGTAAGTTATGAGGAGGCTATGTGTGTGAGGGCTAGTGACATTTATCTTGAAAAAAGGTATTATGTTGATGAAAtattactttttaaaattaattaataTTCTATTTTAGATTAATATTTTAGAACTTCAGGATGAAGAACTGTATACTCACAACCACTTCATCTTAGAATTCTATGTATGATGCAATCATATGAGTACAGGCTAAATGTGTGAGGAAGCTCTATGTGTCACATTAAGTGCGTAAGCAGGTTGACCATTGACTCATTCACTTCAAGCTTCCAGTCATTAAGGTTGCGTGTCTCACGCTTCCGCATCTCATTATGGTGAAAATTGGCATATCTTAGTTTCTGCCAAACCATCgtctaaaaataaacatttccacattctatttttgtttcactcTCACTAATTAACAAGTTGGAGGTATTTTAGTCAAAGGAACACATTACGGTGACCACTAACCTTTGTCCTGTTTCACTTTGAGGTTAAACCACATTGACCTGGCTGTCACATCTGAGGAGCCTTAAAAATCTCAGTGACGTCATGAGTGAAGGCACATTTTTTGGgaatgatatactgtagatatttttcaatatttttgaGGCAGTTTATTCAAATATTGCAATATTCCTTCAAAGGAAGAACTGTAATAACACTCAAGTTGAATAAGATTTAAGCAAATCCACCCATTCATGTTGAAGGATCAGATTTAGTACAGATGTTTATGCTGCCACTGGTGCCTTTGGAGCATTACTCATGGTTGTCTCTGGAACAATCTAGACACAGGTCAGTAGCTGTCGCATAATTTTTAATTGCCCCAGTACTTTGACCTGTCACGCTcagcctgaacactgaaacaaagtgAATTATATCAGGTTTTAAACATGAGAATGTCTGCAACTCGGAAGTGGCCCCTCAGGTGATTAAACCTGATATTTCCCAACCTGCAAACATCCACGGGTTCAAATCCTGCTTTGCATAAAGAAACTACAAGACTTGCACACTCGATTGCCTCTTATGCAACCTTTAGTGACAATTACATTTGTGCAAGATCAGAGGAAGCTTGTGACCATTTATGAACACTTGAGATACATGGCCATTGAACATGTTAAACACCAATATTGAAGCCTTTTTTTGGTTGTGATTAATCAATACAATACCAAACAATACTGTAACTCTGTACTGCTTGCATATGAAAATGACAAtgtgtaaaaataaagacaaaaaactGTCAATGTGTAACATTTAGCTAGTTTGCAAAAATAAGTATACTATGTTTAAACAGTTATGATACAAATGTCTGATATAATTGTAACTAAGTAGCAGTGACAGGTTGCTTGCAATATTGCTCTTGAGTTCATGCATAGCACACCAGTCTCACAGAAAAGACATCAACTTCTGATAGTGTATAATTTATTATCTTGTAATGGACATGGACCACAATTAGAGATAACTCCATGTTGAATTGTAAAGGCTTTAAAATATACTCACTGACATGCTTCACACTTTTCTGCCTTTGGTATAATATgacacaaacaatacaactaaatCTTCAACGTGATCGACTTAGTAGTGGAAACAAACCSCTACATTATCCACACTAAAACATTCCAAACAAGTCCTCATTTCATTGGACTATGACACAGGAAGTGTTTAGTTTCTATTGAAAATTCCATGGATAATTATTGGAAGACCGGGAAATCCACTCATACAGGATATACATACATCTTGCCAATAGTTCTGCAGAATTTGCACTGAGCAATGTTCTACTGTAAAAAGGGTCCATTGACAGCTAAAAAGCAAATCATTTACCCTCTATTCCCATAATACTTTGTGTCCTCTACTTCTCAGTGGCATTGTCTGTGGTCGGGTAGTCATTCCCTTCTTGTGATAAATTTCTGATTACATTTTTCAATAGACTGGGAAAACAGACAAACCTCAATGACAACGGAGCAAAACATGATGTAAAATAGATACATGAAATCACAGCAGAGATATGGATCCAACTTCAGACTGATTCAAGCTACACCATCCGACCTCTCAAGCCAACCCATCCCGATCTCTAGccaaataaatacacaatcaAAAGAACAACTGAGGTAGTACATKTTTTTGTGTTATTGCCATCGCAGTGCAAGCATCTTTTCTGCTGTTGTTAAACCTGTCAGCATTACACATCattgttggagtgacagtgtgtgtgatgaGTCATCATTAAGGACTGGTATAGTGACTCCAAGAACATCAGATAAGGTAGAAGATACCGATCTTCAAAACTTATCCACTTTGGGGAACTTCCAACACATATGCATAAGAGCCTAGGTCACCATGGTTACATATGTCACACAACGTGGAGGTTatttaaaaggttttaaaaacaggCGAAGGTATAAACTGTGCAAAAATGCTTAATTTATTTActgtgtataaaataaaataaataataaattggTGATTAGGGTTCTTCGATGACCCTACTAAAATCTCCCCCCAACTCATATCATCAAATAGTAGACAGGTCACTGTCCCAGATATTCTTTACTTTTAGTGGTTTGTTATCTACAGTAAATAATATTTAAACAGAACAGAGTAGTGACTAAACCTTGTGTTTCCTTGTCTATCTTTAATGTGTGATGTAACATATGTTACGGGAGGTCAGGTGGTCCTTCCTGTTGGTGAAAACACAGCGGACAGCAGAGAGCGCCAGGCCAGACTCACTGGGAGACACGGTGAGGACAAAGCGGCTGATGCCTGTGTTGGGGCAGGCTGACAACACCTTGGACATCTTCAGGCCCTGGGGCAGAGAGCACTGCAGGTCCTCCACAAAATGTCTCACAGCCACGCGGATGTAGGCACCGTGGCTCACCACCAGGGCATGGAGAGGGACACCTTCCATCCCGTCGTCAGGCAAACCAGCCAGGGGCCCATCTGTGCCAGACTCGGATGCACCGGCCCCAGCCTCTGTCCCTACAGCAGCAGAACTCTGTCCTGAGCAGCTGTGGTCGTCAACCATGCGCTGGTAAAGCGACTTCAGAAACTTCTTGCATCGCAGCCTTACCTGGAGGGAGACATAAACACACATTACAATTATTCAMGGACTAAAATAATATCTccttagaagaaaaaaaaatctattaatgATGTGTTGAGCTTCTGCCTTGAAGTTCCGAGTTGAACCCCTGCATGGCACTGTTGGCCATGGAATCCAGCTCTGAGCTGTTGGCAGCTAGCCAACAGCAGGACCAAAGGGAAAGCTGATAAAATGTTCAGATCACAGACTAACCTGTTCCAATGTCTCCCCTCCAGGAGGAGTATAGTCTCGACATGACTGGCCGGCTGCGTTAGCCATGTTCTTCAGATCCTCCTTGGGCCGTCCTTCTGCGATCCCAAAACCCTGTATGATTGATGAACCACTTTGATGCTGATTTTCTATGCATTTTATTTGAATGTCAAACTCTAGGGTCCCTGTCGAGGTAGACTGGGCTGGATCAATTGTATACTACATACATGCAATAGGAAATAGAAGGCATATGAAAGACTTACCCTCTCTCTGAGTAAGGGGTCAAAGACCATTTCAACGCCCGAGGAGTGAACATTGTTCCTCATAATGATTTCTGCAGTCTGACAAAGGATAAGGATGTGTGAACAATGACAGCACTGTCTTAATCTCCGCACCCACAACCAAATCAGCTACTAGGCCATCACGAGAAACCAACATTACTTCTAGTTGTACCTGCTGACATTTCTCATATCCTGTCGTCTATATCTGTGGTTTAATatatcctctgctctcttccctccttcacaGTAACATATACAATGGAGAAGTTTTGTTCCAGGAATTATTGAAGTGACTTTGTGTTATCTGAGTGTTTCCCACTGAAAAGGTGTTGTACTAGGGAATCATTTTACTTTGACATCAGTTCCCAACATCTCCTGCCATTTTCTGCAATTGAACGGCAGTGACAGTGTAGACGGTGTACACAATTATAAGTCGCACACTGGGAATCTAAACTAAACAGAGGTTACATCCTACATCTGCTGTGCATTGTTAATATTTCTGTTGGTCACCTAACCTTGTTCCCAGGCTCAATTGCTACATAGAGCCAGCTGGGTGGATGAGATTAGTGGTCACCTACCTGTAACCTAAGTCGACATCACATGTGACACTAGTGGCATCTCAGGAAAACTCACCTGTCTGGCGCGCTGCAGGTTACTGACAAACACGTTGGAGAACCTGAGCTCTCTGAGGTACAGTCCTGCAGCCTCTGCCTGCTGGAGCCCCGGCTCCGACAGGGAAGTGTCCACCCCCTGACCTGACAGCACAAGACCAACAGGTTTACACACTTAGAAAACCAGTTGGATAAGGGATTAGtcagtgtttgagtgagtgaaCTTTCTTTTAACATTCCCCCTCAAGTGAACATGGAAACAGATGAGTATCAATCACTTTGATTCTATCAGCTGATACATGAGAAACAAGGAAAGGTTCATAGCTAGTTCTTACAGCCTTTGGTTTTAAATCACACAGGATTCCCAAGTGAAGGTCATTACTGGTCAAGGTTTGAAtgtttacaaataacaacataCCTTGTAGCAACTTCTCCTTGTTGTATTGTGTCTCCCCACTGTGAACGTGAGAAGATAATCATTTTGAAAATTACATGCATAGCGTTTTTCTAAGGATACACAGCACCAGGGAAATTCTAGAGGTGCACAAATAGCTTAAACGTTAACGTTAGTAGCTTTGATCGCGTGCATGTCTTTCAAGGAGGTTGCATGTGAGAGGCTTTATATGCGGTCCATGGAGAGAGGACACTCAGGGTGACACTGCTTCGATATGGTGGCAGAATAAGAAACCTATGGATTTAGCTAGGTAGCCGCTTTGGCACAGAATAATACTGTTAgatgatacatttgatttgaataggcaACACGCTTGCTAGCTAATATTGTTGGCAACGGACAGCTTCGCTTGAAGTGGTTCAATAGGGTTGTCACGTATGCAGAAGCCTACGTaca includes these proteins:
- the LOC111949406 gene encoding fibroblast growth factor 23-like; the encoded protein is MEITKTSGTRNAVLVLLLAVLQGFRLVDALPNPSPLLGSNWGNPRRYVHLQTSSDVNNFYLEISLNGHVSKTTLRSSYSVILLKAETRERVAMLGVKSNRYLCMDSLGNPFSSTVCLKEDCLFNHKLLENHRNVYYSCRTGILLNLEGIKQVYTVGQNLPQTSLFLSEKNTVPLERLLHREKRNRVVDPSDPYNMLGQTEEDSRAMPQLDDTLEMDQEDELPEGRNISRETPQSPSDDPWNVHSLNPPPSPRIMNGMVG
- the LOC111949390 gene encoding fructose-2,6-bisphosphatase TIGAR B, producing MLTFSLTVVRHGETQYNKEKLLQGQGVDTSLSEPGLQQAEAAGLYLRELRFSNVFVSNLQRARQTAEIIMRNNVHSSGVEMVFDPLLRERGFGIAEGRPKEDLKNMANAAGQSCRDYTPPGGETLEQVRLRCKKFLKSLYQRMVDDHSCSGQSSAAVGTEAGAGASESGTDGPLAGLPDDGMEGVPLHALVVSHGAYIRVAVRHFVEDLQCSLPQGLKMSKVLSACPNTGISRFVLTVSPSESGLALSAVRCVFTNRKDHLTSRNICYITH